One Candidatus Planktophila limnetica DNA segment encodes these proteins:
- a CDS encoding DEAD/DEAH box helicase: protein MSLTFEDLPLRQETKAALKEHGFASPFPIQEMVLPIALADGDVIGQAKTGTGKTLAFGIPLIERVIAPNDSEWQGLEHKGAPQVLVVVPTRELCIQVAKDIDELANNRGIRTLAVYGGRAFEPQIDSLSAGIEIVVGTPGRLLDLYRQGHLKLKEVSRLVLDEADEMLDLGFLPDVEKIFTSTPKRSQTMLFSATMPGDILSLARRFMNQPIHIRTQDNEDEGAVVSKIEQHVYRAHAMDKIEMLARILQADGRGPTIVFCRTKRTCQKTADDLLERGFRSATIHGDLAQTAREKALNDFKAGKTDVLVATDVAARGIDIDGITHVINYQCPEDEKTYVHRIGRTARAGAHGIAVTFVDWDELARWKMIDMALKLGLPEPEETYSSSEHLYEVMKIPAGSNGRMVKAKTVKVDAPPKVERMTEKRERTRTKKFKND from the coding sequence GTGTCACTAACTTTCGAAGACCTTCCACTTCGCCAAGAAACAAAGGCTGCTCTTAAGGAGCATGGTTTTGCTTCGCCTTTTCCCATCCAGGAAATGGTTTTACCAATTGCGCTCGCAGATGGTGATGTCATTGGCCAAGCCAAAACTGGTACTGGAAAAACACTTGCATTTGGTATCCCTCTGATTGAACGAGTCATCGCACCAAATGACTCAGAGTGGCAAGGACTGGAACATAAAGGTGCACCTCAAGTATTAGTTGTTGTACCCACTCGCGAACTATGTATTCAAGTTGCAAAAGACATTGATGAATTAGCAAATAATCGTGGAATTAGAACGTTAGCCGTCTACGGCGGACGAGCATTCGAACCACAAATAGATTCACTCAGCGCAGGTATCGAAATTGTTGTTGGCACTCCTGGACGACTATTAGACCTATATCGCCAAGGACACCTTAAACTCAAAGAAGTTTCACGACTTGTCTTAGATGAAGCAGATGAGATGCTCGACCTTGGTTTCTTGCCAGATGTTGAAAAGATTTTTACAAGCACACCAAAACGTTCGCAAACAATGCTTTTTTCAGCGACTATGCCTGGAGATATTCTGAGCCTTGCACGCCGATTTATGAATCAACCAATTCACATTCGCACGCAAGATAATGAAGATGAAGGCGCTGTAGTTTCAAAAATTGAGCAGCATGTTTATCGTGCACATGCAATGGATAAAATTGAGATGTTGGCACGAATCCTGCAAGCAGATGGTCGTGGTCCCACAATCGTTTTTTGTCGCACTAAACGAACATGCCAAAAGACAGCAGATGATCTACTCGAACGAGGATTTAGATCTGCGACCATTCATGGAGATCTTGCTCAAACTGCCCGAGAGAAAGCACTCAATGACTTCAAGGCGGGTAAAACAGATGTGCTTGTTGCTACCGATGTTGCGGCGCGCGGAATTGATATTGATGGAATTACTCACGTAATTAATTATCAGTGCCCAGAGGACGAGAAAACATACGTTCATAGAATTGGACGTACTGCACGTGCAGGCGCCCACGGAATCGCAGTCACTTTTGTTGATTGGGACGAATTGGCTCGCTGGAAGATGATTGATATGGCTCTCAAGCTTGGTTTACCAGAACCAGAAGAAACATACTCATCTTCAGAACATCTCTATGAAGTAATGAAAATTCCTGCTGGCTCAAATGGGCGAATGGTTAAAGCAAAAACTGTAAAGGTTGATGCACCACCTAAAGTTGAACGGATGACGGAAAAACGTGAACGTACTCGAACTAAGAAATTTAAAAATGATTAA
- a CDS encoding DUF3107 domain-containing protein, with amino-acid sequence MSTKKSDSAKKVQVRISVTNVNSDLNFESELGAAEIQGAVNAALKSGEALTLEDIRGRVVMVPADKIGYVEIGEQTDRRVGFGAQ; translated from the coding sequence ATGAGTACAAAGAAAAGCGATAGCGCTAAAAAAGTTCAGGTTCGAATCTCTGTAACTAACGTAAATTCAGATTTAAATTTTGAGAGCGAACTCGGAGCTGCCGAAATTCAAGGCGCTGTGAATGCAGCCCTTAAATCAGGTGAAGCTTTAACTCTGGAAGATATTCGCGGTCGGGTCGTGATGGTTCCTGCAGACAAAATTGGTTACGTAGAAATTGGCGAACAAACCGATCGTCGTGTCGGTTTCGGCGCCCAATAA
- a CDS encoding TetR/AcrR family transcriptional regulator, giving the protein MSTSANLRDNKPRLPRDERRALLLSAALEVFTAAGYHSAAMDEIADRAGVSKPVLYQHFPSKLELYLAVLDLHIDSLVYEIQKAISSTPDNANRVRATVDAYFGFIESEGEAFRLLFESDMSVEPSVAERLNRMTYDCAAAVSAIISLDTGLPKEVAMLLGVGLIGSAQVTARHWLERDSKLTRQQAVDLVENLMWRGISGFPSK; this is encoded by the coding sequence ATGAGTACTTCAGCCAATCTGCGAGATAACAAACCTCGCTTACCACGCGATGAACGCCGTGCGCTTTTGCTATCTGCCGCCCTCGAAGTTTTCACTGCTGCCGGATATCACTCTGCCGCAATGGATGAAATTGCAGATCGTGCGGGAGTAAGCAAGCCAGTTTTATATCAGCACTTTCCATCTAAGTTAGAACTTTATTTAGCAGTTTTAGATCTTCATATCGATTCACTTGTTTATGAAATCCAAAAAGCAATTTCATCCACGCCAGATAACGCAAACCGAGTACGCGCTACAGTCGATGCTTATTTTGGATTCATCGAAAGTGAAGGCGAAGCATTTCGTCTGCTCTTTGAAAGCGACATGAGTGTTGAACCCTCAGTTGCTGAAAGGCTTAATCGCATGACTTATGACTGCGCTGCAGCCGTGAGTGCGATCATTTCCCTCGATACCGGTCTACCTAAAGAAGTTGCCATGTTGCTAGGCGTTGGTTTAATCGGTAGCGCACAAGTTACTGCTCGTCATTGGCTAGAGCGCGATAGCAAATTAACCCGTCAGCAAGCCGTGGATTTAGTTGAAAATCTCATGTGGCGAGGAATTTCAGGCTTTCCCAGCAAATAA
- the moeZ gene encoding adenylyltransferase/sulfurtransferase MoeZ: MNIPPLVDKGRALTVDEVRRYSRHLIIPDVAMAGQQRLMNAKVLCVGAGGLGSPALMYLAAAGVGTLGIVEFDTVDESNLQRQIIHGQSDIGKSKAISAKEKIAEINPNVNVIVHELRLDTDNVMEIFSQYDLIVDGTDNFATRYLVNDACVLLKKPYVWGSIYRFDGQASVFWAEYGPCYRCLYPEPPPPGMVPSCAEGGVLGVLCASIGSIQTTEAIKLIAGIGEPLIGQLMIYDALEMSYRKIKVRKDPKCPLCSDKPTQTTLLPDYEAFCGVLSDAAEVAVKDSTISVTELKAKIDNNDKFLLIDVREPSEFEIVKIPGAVLIPKQGFLDGSALAGLPQDKPIILHCKSGVRSAECLAILKSAGFADATHVSGGVVAWAKQIDTSLPVY; encoded by the coding sequence ATGAATATCCCACCATTGGTTGATAAAGGTCGCGCACTCACAGTTGATGAAGTGCGTCGATACAGCCGTCACCTAATAATTCCTGATGTGGCAATGGCAGGCCAGCAACGATTGATGAACGCAAAAGTACTCTGCGTTGGCGCCGGAGGACTTGGCTCTCCTGCACTTATGTATCTTGCAGCCGCAGGTGTTGGCACACTCGGTATCGTCGAATTCGACACTGTCGATGAATCAAATTTACAACGACAAATTATTCATGGACAAAGTGATATTGGAAAGAGCAAGGCAATTTCTGCAAAAGAGAAAATTGCAGAGATCAACCCAAATGTGAATGTAATCGTGCATGAGCTTCGCCTAGATACTGACAATGTTATGGAGATATTTTCACAATACGATCTCATCGTTGATGGCACGGACAATTTCGCAACCCGTTACTTAGTAAACGATGCATGCGTGTTGTTAAAAAAGCCATATGTATGGGGTTCGATTTATCGCTTCGACGGACAAGCAAGTGTTTTCTGGGCTGAATACGGTCCTTGCTACCGTTGTTTATATCCAGAACCACCACCACCTGGCATGGTTCCAAGTTGTGCCGAAGGTGGAGTGCTCGGTGTTCTCTGTGCGTCCATTGGATCTATTCAAACCACTGAGGCAATTAAATTAATTGCTGGAATTGGCGAACCACTAATTGGCCAACTAATGATTTATGACGCACTCGAAATGTCATATCGAAAGATTAAAGTGCGCAAAGATCCCAAGTGTCCATTGTGCAGCGACAAACCAACACAAACCACATTGTTGCCAGATTACGAAGCTTTCTGTGGAGTTCTCTCCGATGCAGCAGAAGTAGCCGTTAAGGATTCGACAATTTCAGTTACCGAACTCAAAGCAAAGATTGATAATAATGACAAGTTCCTACTTATTGATGTGCGCGAACCAAGTGAGTTTGAGATAGTGAAAATTCCAGGTGCGGTATTAATTCCTAAGCAGGGTTTCTTAGATGGAAGCGCTCTGGCTGGCTTGCCACAAGATAAGCCAATCATTCTGCACTGCAAATCTGGCGTGCGCTCGGCAGAGTGCTTGGCGATCCTTAAGAGTGCTGGATTTGCAGATGCGACACACGTCAGCGGCGGAGTTGTTGCTTGGGCCAAACAAATTGATACCTCTTTGCCGGTGTACTAA